The Tubulanus polymorphus chromosome 1, tnTubPoly1.2, whole genome shotgun sequence genome contains a region encoding:
- the LOC141915322 gene encoding uncharacterized protein LOC141915322 isoform X4, which translates to MQCNHEQCWCVDFNGMEMPYTRIMHPLHPDCGSEKEIDLLRVIGIPDQTIQYVKGKEGLPAFKFTQNTRIQHSAAIISNNFTLFTDFAILMTVNLDEHQGGFLFSIVDPLGNLKFGISINEGGNGLHAINLHYSGEEQKPLARFRVPNLVDRWNRFAISCFGDVITLYLNCELYAQETVTRTPIPLTFPDSTLFLGQSGKGIKGRFLGAFQQLKLYSDHTAAKRQCQIDEKKKKPVVVVEGSGDRDQEGGDDDLELDIDLKPSEIIDNQNFTENANLTGDTRDEDTDIGMNELMGLTMTTPPPPIPPSVFYKHDIQKLANISGIKGEKGDKGERGESGPPGLSIQGPPGLPGKAPDIISDGYGAKGEKGDRGLMGPPGLPGPAGLQGNCSTVIGPIGPPGLPGPPGPSFMSQTGIDGFTEVEGSGFGIRGPPGPIGLPGTPGKRGPMGPPGRPGDMSDLIKNLTDFMGPPGIPGIPGMRGFPGDPGSQGPAGDPGEQGVPGVAGKPGVNGMKGAVGQKGDEGPIGPEGYKGDRGNPGPPGPPGPPGSPMSASRIMDTEGSGDAEFTMVGQKGEPGFPGMMGRMGPDGVKGSKGAHGSKGEKGEVGLDGITGPAGPRGDPGKAGMPGIPGSDGLPGPAGVPGLKGDTGPPGRGLPGPPGPSCPKSPWSSLGLEIGSGSGEGESEVKLESMKLPPGLKGEKGDSGADGIPGTNGTIGLDGIPGLKGIPGDPGTPGVPGVDGMKGDRGIRGEDGYPGAPGVQGPRGIEGPRGMKGEPGKDCNQDCNKISIGIKGDHGDTGVPGIPGRDGNRGRRGEIGMPGLPGVPGIPGNKGSRGLAIMGPRGLKGDRGEPGPPGQVVFEGNDGNRIRGIAGPQGQPGIPGKPGSQGIPGLPGIQGPKGDLGEPGLKGEPGEVIYLPNNGNDVSGRSVIRGPPGPKGENGSPGLSIQGPPGPMGPRGPPGSGIQGPPGPPGPPGKSVSVSGNDINDVISRPIRGPPGPPGPPGPAGKTIKIVKDVAPGKFPNAQAVVVRDQNELRDISHTLPVGTIVYVLDYRMLWIRSEKGWQKILLGETVPLPPRPQPLTSQTPPTYQPLRDIAVGKKVQGPRIHLVALNEPLNGNMRGVHRADYLCHQQARRAGMKTTFRAFLSSKVQDLEKIIYLKDDKAVPIVNSQDELLFTNWTEIFDGNRGNMNTQATIYSFDGQDVLKSASWPMKMIWHGSDKRGIRHTKMYCHEWRSQSTRKTGMGSSLMKHRLLDEEEISCNIPLIVLCVENTSHRRLRRRDTGAV; encoded by the exons ATGCAGTGCAATCACGAACAGTGTTGGTGTGTAGATTTTAACGGAATGGAGATGCCTTATACTCGTATCATGCATCCATTGCATCCAGATTGCGGGTCAG aaaaaGAGATTGATCTTCTGCGGGTCATCGGTATTCCCGACCAGACAATACAATACGTGAAGGGCAAAGAAGGATTGCCCGCGTTCAAATTTACTCAAAATACCAGAATTCAACATTCAGCAGCAATAATCTCGAATAACTTCACATTATTTACCGATTTCGCGATTTTAATGACGGTAAATCTCGATGAACATCAAGGCGGTTTCCTATTCTCGATAGTGGATCCTTTAGGAAACTTAAAATTCGGGATCAGTATCAACGAAGGCGGCAATGGACTACACGCGATTAATTTACATTATTCGGGAGAAGAACAAAAACCGTTAGCGCGTTTTCGAGTTCCAAATTTAGTGGACAGATGGAACCGTTTTGCGATTAGTTGTTTTGGTGATGTGATTACGTTGTATTTAAATTGCGAACTATATGCACAAGAAACCGTGACTCGGACCCCTATTCCACTCACATTTCCCGATTCAACATTATTCCTTGGACAAAGTGGAAAGGGGATTAAAGGGAGATTTCTG GGGGCTTTTCAACAACTAAAACTATACTCCGATCATACGGCTGCCAAAAGACAATGTCAAATAGACGAAAAAAAGAAG AAACCGGTGGTCGTTGTGGAAGGTAGTGGAGACAGGGATCAGGAAGGGGGTGACGATGATTTAGAActtgatattgatttaaaaccctCGGAGATTATTGACAATCAGAATTTTACCGAAAATGCA AATTTGACAGGTGATACTCGGGATGAAGATACTGATATTGGTATGAATGAATTAATGGGTTTGACGATGACGACACCGCCGCCGCCAATCCCACCATCAGTATTCTATAAAC ATGATATTCAAAAACTAGCCAATATTTCTGGTATCAAAGGTGAAAAGGGAGACAAGGGTGAAAGG GGTGAAAGTGGACCTCCTGGTTTGAGTATACAGGGGCCACCGGGGCTACCTGGTAAGGCACCTGATATCATCAGTGATGGCTATGGAGCTAAAGGGGAGAAGGGAGATAGAGGATTGATGGGACCCCCCGGCTTGCCCGGACCTGCAGGACTACAG gGTAATTGTTCAACTGTGATAGGACCAATAGGGCCTCCAGGGTTACCAGGTCCCCCTGGTCCATCTTTCATGAGTCAGACTGGCATCGATGGATTCACCGAAGTTGAAGGGTCTGGCTTTGGAATCCGTGGTCCACCTGGTCCGATAGGTCTTCCTGGAACTCCCGGAAAACGGGGACCAATGGGACCGCCAGGACGTCCAG GTGATATGTCAGATCTAATCAAGAATCTTACAGATTTTATGGGTCCACCCGGAATTCCTGGCATACCG GGTATGCGTGGATTCCCAGGTGATCCTGGTAGCCAAGGACCTGCAGGGGATCCCGGTGAACAG GGGGTTCCTGGTGTGGCGGGGAAACCTGGAGTGAATGGAATGAAAGGAGCTGTTGGGCAGAAAGGTGACGAAGGACCAATTGGACCCGAAGGATATAAAGGAGATCGCGGAAATCCCGGTCCTCCTGGTCCCCCAGGACCACCGGGATCACCAATGAGTGCA TCTCGAATCATGGATACCGAAGGATCAGGTGATGCAGAGTTTACAATGGTTGGCCAGAAAGGAGAACCTGGATTTCCTGGTATGATGGGAAGGATGGGGCCTGATGGCGTTAAAGGATCAAAAGGTGCACATGGATCAAAGGGTGAAAAAGGAGAAGTG GGACTCGATGGCATTACTGGACCTGCTGGTCCAAGAGGTGATCCAGGAAAAGCTGGTATGCCAGGAATTCCTGGAAGTGATGGATTACCAGGACCCGCGGGTGTCCCTGGTTTAAAG GGAGACACTGGTCCACCAGGACGAGGATTACCAGGCCCACCAGGACCATCTTGTCCGAAATCGCCCTGGTCCAGCTTAGGATTAGAAATAGGATCTGGATCAGGTGAAGGCGAAAGCGAAGTTAAACTAGAATCTATGAAGCTTCCGCCAGGGCTGAAAGGTGAAAAAGGAGATAGTGGTGCAGATGGAATTCCGGGAACGAACGGTACGATTGGACTCGATGGAATCCCAGGACTAAAGGGAATACCTGGTGACCCT GGTACTCCCGGTGTGCCAGGTGTGGATGGGATGAAAGGAGATAGAGGTATCCGCGGAGAAGACGGTTATCCTGGTGCCCCCGGCGTACAGGGACCACGAGGAATAGAG GGACCTAGAGGCATGAAAGGTGAACCCGGTAAAGATTGTAACCAGGATTGCAATAAAATTAGCATTGGAATAAAAGGTGATCATGGAGACACCGGTGTTCCTGGTATACCGGGACGAGATGGTAATCGAGGAAGACGTGGAGAAATTGGAATGCCCGGATTACCT GGTGTACCGGGTATTCCCGGAAACAAAGGAAGCAGAGGACTTGCTATTATGGGACCCAGAGGTTTGAAAGGTGATCGAGGTGAACCAGGTCCCCCAGGACAAGTT gtttttgaaggaaatgaTGGGAACAGAATAAGag GAATAGCTGGTCCCCAAGGACAGCCTGGTATTCCAGGGAAACCTGGCTCCCAGGGTATTCCTGGTTTGCCTGGAATTCAAGGACCGAAGGGTGACTTAGGGGAACCTGGATTAAAAGGAGAACCAGGTGAAGTCATTTATCTACCAAATAATGGAAATGATGTCAGTGGTCGGTCAGTTATTCGTGGACCTCCAGGACCGAAAGGAGAGAAT GGTTCGCCAGGATTATCGATTCAAGGACCACCTGGACCAATGGGCCCGAGAGGCCCGCCTGGTTCTGGTATTCAAGGTCCTCCTGGTCCACCTGGACCACCAGGAAAGAGCGTTTCTGTTAGTGGAAATGATATCAATGACGTTATCAGTAGGCCTATACGAGGTCCACCAGGACCTCCTGGGCCCCCAGGACCGGCGGGTAAAACTATCAAGATTGTGAAAGATGTTGCTCCAGGG AAATTCCCAAACGCACAg GCTGTAGTTGTAAGGGATCAGAATGAACTACGAGATATTTCACACACTTTACCAGTTGGCACAATTGTTTATGTTCTCGACTATCGAATGTTGTGGATCCGATCAGAGAAAGGATGGCAAAAAATACTG TTGGGTGAGACGGTACCTTTACCACCTAGACCACAG CCGTTGACATCTCAAACACCACCGACGTATCAACCATTACGAGACATTGCAGTTGGTAAAAAGGTCCAAGGGCCGAGG ATTCATCTGGTTGCTCTGAATGAGCCTCTAAACGGTAACATGCGTGGCGTTCACAGAGCAGATTATCTTTGTCATCAACAAGCTCGACGAGCTGGCATGAAAACAACGTTCAGGGCATTCCTGTCATCGAAGGTGCAAGATTTGgagaaaattatttatttgaagGACGATAAAGCAGTAccaattgtaaattcacaa gatgagCTTTTATTCACAAATTGGACAGAAATATTCGACGGTAACAGGGGAAATATGAACACACAGGCCACGATATATTCATTTGATGGCCAAGATGTATTGAAAAGCGCTTCATG GccgatgaaaatgatttggcATGGATCTGATAAACGTGGTATACGCCACACAAAAATGTATTGCCATGAGTGGAGATCGCAAAGTACTAGAAAAACCGGTATGGGAAGTTCATTAATGAAACATAGACTTCTCGATGAAGAGGAGATAAGCTGTAATATACCACTAATAGTTTTATGCGTTGAAAATACAAGTCATCGTCGATTACGTCGTCGTGATACCGGAGCAGTTTAG
- the LOC141915322 gene encoding uncharacterized protein LOC141915322 isoform X1 — protein MQCNHEQCWCVDFNGMEMPYTRIMHPLHPDCGSEKEIDLLRVIGIPDQTIQYVKGKEGLPAFKFTQNTRIQHSAAIISNNFTLFTDFAILMTVNLDEHQGGFLFSIVDPLGNLKFGISINEGGNGLHAINLHYSGEEQKPLARFRVPNLVDRWNRFAISCFGDVITLYLNCELYAQETVTRTPIPLTFPDSTLFLGQSGKGIKGRFLGAFQQLKLYSDHTAAKRQCQIDEKKKKPVVVVEGSGDRDQEGGDDDLELDIDLKPSEIIDNQNFTENANLTGDTRDEDTDIGMNELMGLTMTTPPPPIPPSVFYKHDIQKLANISGIKGEKGDKGERGESGPPGLSIQGPPGLPGKAPDIISDGYGAKGEKGDRGLMGPPGLPGPAGLQGNCSTVIGPIGPPGLPGPPGPSFMSQTGIDGFTEVEGSGFGIRGPPGPIGLPGTPGKRGPMGPPGRPGDMSDLIKNLTDFMGPPGIPGIPGMRGFPGDPGSQGPAGDPGEQGVPGVAGKPGVNGMKGAVGQKGDEGPIGPEGYKGDRGNPGPPGPPGPPGSPMSASRIMDTEGSGDAEFTMVGQKGEPGFPGMMGRMGPDGVKGSKGAHGSKGEKGEVGLDGITGPAGPRGDPGKAGMPGIPGSDGLPGPAGVPGLKGDTGPPGRGLPGPPGPSCPKSPWSSLGLEIGSGSGEGESEVKLESMKLPPGLKGEKGDSGADGIPGTNGTIGLDGIPGLKGIPGDPGTPGVPGVDGMKGDRGIRGEDGYPGAPGVQGPRGIEGPRGMKGEPGKDCNQDCNKISIGIKGDHGDTGVPGIPGRDGNRGRRGEIGMPGLPGVPGIPGNKGSRGLAIMGPRGLKGDRGEPGPPGQVVFEGNDGNRIRGIAGPQGQPGIPGKPGSQGIPGLPGIQGPKGDLGEPGLKGEPGEVIYLPNNGNDVSGRSVIRGPPGPKGENGSPGLSIQGPPGPMGPRGPPGSGIQGPPGPPGPPGKSVSVSGNDINDVISRPIRGPPGPPGPPGPAGKTIKIVKDVAPGKFPNAQAVVVRDQNELRDISHTLPVGTIVYVLDYRMLWIRSEKGWQKILLGETVPLPPRPQADSEALRLTPLTSQTPPTYQPLRDIAVGKKVQGPRIHLVALNEPLNGNMRGVHRADYLCHQQARRAGMKTTFRAFLSSKVQDLEKIIYLKDDKAVPIVNSQDELLFTNWTEIFDGNRGNMNTQATIYSFDGQDVLKSASWPMKMIWHGSDKRGIRHTKMYCHEWRSQSTRKTGMGSSLMKHRLLDEEEISCNIPLIVLCVENTSHRRLRRRDTGAV, from the exons ATGCAGTGCAATCACGAACAGTGTTGGTGTGTAGATTTTAACGGAATGGAGATGCCTTATACTCGTATCATGCATCCATTGCATCCAGATTGCGGGTCAG aaaaaGAGATTGATCTTCTGCGGGTCATCGGTATTCCCGACCAGACAATACAATACGTGAAGGGCAAAGAAGGATTGCCCGCGTTCAAATTTACTCAAAATACCAGAATTCAACATTCAGCAGCAATAATCTCGAATAACTTCACATTATTTACCGATTTCGCGATTTTAATGACGGTAAATCTCGATGAACATCAAGGCGGTTTCCTATTCTCGATAGTGGATCCTTTAGGAAACTTAAAATTCGGGATCAGTATCAACGAAGGCGGCAATGGACTACACGCGATTAATTTACATTATTCGGGAGAAGAACAAAAACCGTTAGCGCGTTTTCGAGTTCCAAATTTAGTGGACAGATGGAACCGTTTTGCGATTAGTTGTTTTGGTGATGTGATTACGTTGTATTTAAATTGCGAACTATATGCACAAGAAACCGTGACTCGGACCCCTATTCCACTCACATTTCCCGATTCAACATTATTCCTTGGACAAAGTGGAAAGGGGATTAAAGGGAGATTTCTG GGGGCTTTTCAACAACTAAAACTATACTCCGATCATACGGCTGCCAAAAGACAATGTCAAATAGACGAAAAAAAGAAG AAACCGGTGGTCGTTGTGGAAGGTAGTGGAGACAGGGATCAGGAAGGGGGTGACGATGATTTAGAActtgatattgatttaaaaccctCGGAGATTATTGACAATCAGAATTTTACCGAAAATGCA AATTTGACAGGTGATACTCGGGATGAAGATACTGATATTGGTATGAATGAATTAATGGGTTTGACGATGACGACACCGCCGCCGCCAATCCCACCATCAGTATTCTATAAAC ATGATATTCAAAAACTAGCCAATATTTCTGGTATCAAAGGTGAAAAGGGAGACAAGGGTGAAAGG GGTGAAAGTGGACCTCCTGGTTTGAGTATACAGGGGCCACCGGGGCTACCTGGTAAGGCACCTGATATCATCAGTGATGGCTATGGAGCTAAAGGGGAGAAGGGAGATAGAGGATTGATGGGACCCCCCGGCTTGCCCGGACCTGCAGGACTACAG gGTAATTGTTCAACTGTGATAGGACCAATAGGGCCTCCAGGGTTACCAGGTCCCCCTGGTCCATCTTTCATGAGTCAGACTGGCATCGATGGATTCACCGAAGTTGAAGGGTCTGGCTTTGGAATCCGTGGTCCACCTGGTCCGATAGGTCTTCCTGGAACTCCCGGAAAACGGGGACCAATGGGACCGCCAGGACGTCCAG GTGATATGTCAGATCTAATCAAGAATCTTACAGATTTTATGGGTCCACCCGGAATTCCTGGCATACCG GGTATGCGTGGATTCCCAGGTGATCCTGGTAGCCAAGGACCTGCAGGGGATCCCGGTGAACAG GGGGTTCCTGGTGTGGCGGGGAAACCTGGAGTGAATGGAATGAAAGGAGCTGTTGGGCAGAAAGGTGACGAAGGACCAATTGGACCCGAAGGATATAAAGGAGATCGCGGAAATCCCGGTCCTCCTGGTCCCCCAGGACCACCGGGATCACCAATGAGTGCA TCTCGAATCATGGATACCGAAGGATCAGGTGATGCAGAGTTTACAATGGTTGGCCAGAAAGGAGAACCTGGATTTCCTGGTATGATGGGAAGGATGGGGCCTGATGGCGTTAAAGGATCAAAAGGTGCACATGGATCAAAGGGTGAAAAAGGAGAAGTG GGACTCGATGGCATTACTGGACCTGCTGGTCCAAGAGGTGATCCAGGAAAAGCTGGTATGCCAGGAATTCCTGGAAGTGATGGATTACCAGGACCCGCGGGTGTCCCTGGTTTAAAG GGAGACACTGGTCCACCAGGACGAGGATTACCAGGCCCACCAGGACCATCTTGTCCGAAATCGCCCTGGTCCAGCTTAGGATTAGAAATAGGATCTGGATCAGGTGAAGGCGAAAGCGAAGTTAAACTAGAATCTATGAAGCTTCCGCCAGGGCTGAAAGGTGAAAAAGGAGATAGTGGTGCAGATGGAATTCCGGGAACGAACGGTACGATTGGACTCGATGGAATCCCAGGACTAAAGGGAATACCTGGTGACCCT GGTACTCCCGGTGTGCCAGGTGTGGATGGGATGAAAGGAGATAGAGGTATCCGCGGAGAAGACGGTTATCCTGGTGCCCCCGGCGTACAGGGACCACGAGGAATAGAG GGACCTAGAGGCATGAAAGGTGAACCCGGTAAAGATTGTAACCAGGATTGCAATAAAATTAGCATTGGAATAAAAGGTGATCATGGAGACACCGGTGTTCCTGGTATACCGGGACGAGATGGTAATCGAGGAAGACGTGGAGAAATTGGAATGCCCGGATTACCT GGTGTACCGGGTATTCCCGGAAACAAAGGAAGCAGAGGACTTGCTATTATGGGACCCAGAGGTTTGAAAGGTGATCGAGGTGAACCAGGTCCCCCAGGACAAGTT gtttttgaaggaaatgaTGGGAACAGAATAAGag GAATAGCTGGTCCCCAAGGACAGCCTGGTATTCCAGGGAAACCTGGCTCCCAGGGTATTCCTGGTTTGCCTGGAATTCAAGGACCGAAGGGTGACTTAGGGGAACCTGGATTAAAAGGAGAACCAGGTGAAGTCATTTATCTACCAAATAATGGAAATGATGTCAGTGGTCGGTCAGTTATTCGTGGACCTCCAGGACCGAAAGGAGAGAAT GGTTCGCCAGGATTATCGATTCAAGGACCACCTGGACCAATGGGCCCGAGAGGCCCGCCTGGTTCTGGTATTCAAGGTCCTCCTGGTCCACCTGGACCACCAGGAAAGAGCGTTTCTGTTAGTGGAAATGATATCAATGACGTTATCAGTAGGCCTATACGAGGTCCACCAGGACCTCCTGGGCCCCCAGGACCGGCGGGTAAAACTATCAAGATTGTGAAAGATGTTGCTCCAGGG AAATTCCCAAACGCACAg GCTGTAGTTGTAAGGGATCAGAATGAACTACGAGATATTTCACACACTTTACCAGTTGGCACAATTGTTTATGTTCTCGACTATCGAATGTTGTGGATCCGATCAGAGAAAGGATGGCAAAAAATACTG TTGGGTGAGACGGTACCTTTACCACCTAGACCACAG GCTGATAGCGAAGCATTGCGCCTCACG CCGTTGACATCTCAAACACCACCGACGTATCAACCATTACGAGACATTGCAGTTGGTAAAAAGGTCCAAGGGCCGAGG ATTCATCTGGTTGCTCTGAATGAGCCTCTAAACGGTAACATGCGTGGCGTTCACAGAGCAGATTATCTTTGTCATCAACAAGCTCGACGAGCTGGCATGAAAACAACGTTCAGGGCATTCCTGTCATCGAAGGTGCAAGATTTGgagaaaattatttatttgaagGACGATAAAGCAGTAccaattgtaaattcacaa gatgagCTTTTATTCACAAATTGGACAGAAATATTCGACGGTAACAGGGGAAATATGAACACACAGGCCACGATATATTCATTTGATGGCCAAGATGTATTGAAAAGCGCTTCATG GccgatgaaaatgatttggcATGGATCTGATAAACGTGGTATACGCCACACAAAAATGTATTGCCATGAGTGGAGATCGCAAAGTACTAGAAAAACCGGTATGGGAAGTTCATTAATGAAACATAGACTTCTCGATGAAGAGGAGATAAGCTGTAATATACCACTAATAGTTTTATGCGTTGAAAATACAAGTCATCGTCGATTACGTCGTCGTGATACCGGAGCAGTTTAG